The nucleotide window GGCCCGCCCTGTTCGTTAAGGACGATATTCCAGTCAATCCAGCCTTCAAGCCAGTTGTTGATGTCGCCCATGATGTTCCTGGCGTAACGTTCTCCAGTATGCCATGCGCCCAGCTGGACTCCGCCTTCAATGCATCCTTCGGTAAAAATCAGGTGCTTGTCAGGGAAGTCTTCGTGAATCTTGCTCAAATTCTCGAATTCTTCTGATACATACCAGTGGAGACCTGTACCCCAAATATATTTTGCAGCCTCAGAATCTGATAGAATCGTTTTTGCCCGTTCATAGGCGATATCCCGGTTGTGGTCCCAGATGATGATTTTCTTGTCCTCATGGCCTTCCTTTTCCATGACAGGACCTAAATGATTTTTGACAAAATCACGCTCTTCTTCTGCTGTATATCTGCAAGAATCCCAAACCTGCGTGGCTTCAGGCTCATTTTGGACGGTGATCCCCCAGATCGGCACACCCTCTGTTTCCATTGCCTTGATATATTTGGTGTAATACAAAGCCCATGTATCATTGAACTCAGCCTTTAGCTTCCCGCCGTTATTCATTTCATTATTGGTCTTCATCCAGGCTGGAGGGCTCCATGGAGAAGAAAGGATCGTCAATCCTTCCCCTCTGGCCTTCACAGCATCCTTTATGAGCGGCAATACATATTTGTTTTCACGCTCGATTGAAAAGGTTTTAAGCTCCGTGTCATTCTCTTCAACATAGGTGTAATTTTCGAGGGCAAAATCACAGCTATGGATATGGGTCCTGCCCAGGCTGTAACCAAGACCTGTCTCCTGGTTAAAATAGCTGTCGATTATTTTTGCGCGTTCTTCCCCGGGAATTTGCGAAAGTGTGTAAGCAGCTGCCTCTGTAAAAGCTCCGCCGAATCCCATGAAGCTTTGGTATTTCTTTTCTGGGTCAAGCTTCATCACAAAATCGCGGCCAGGCTCATCTGTAAAAGAAATTTTGCCCTTGTCAGCAAAGCGGTCGCCTGTGTTTTTTGAAGTTTGGATCATTTTCATTTCCATCTGTCAGCACCTCAGTCCTATTAATCTAGGTAAACATCCATCCTTGATACTTTTCCGTCCCTAACAGCTTGTGCATAGGCATCCTGCAGCTTATCGCCATTAACCTCAACCTCTTCGCCATTCATTTGGAGTACATACTTAACAGTCTTGGCACCTTCATCACCGAAAGTATTTCTCCTTGATGGATTGTGATAGGTTACCTGAATTTTGCCCAGCAATGTAAATTGCACCTTGCCCTCTGAATCGAAAAGCCATGAAGGAAGAATCGGCTCAAGCTGCAGCGTCAGCCCTTTTTCGTTTACGTCAAAAAGGTTTTTCCCCATCATCATCAACTGCCAGATGCTTAAAAATTCTGCCGTTGTTCCACTCAGCCTCGCGACAAAACCTTGTCCATGGAGGCTGGAATCAGGGTTTACGCTGCTCGCGATAAAGGATGAATTCTCCAGGACGCTTCTTCCATACACTTCTGCATCCATGAACGGCGGCATTGCATAGATGATATCTTCATAGAACTCTTCATACAATCTGGACTTCAGGACACTGAGCAGATATTTGAATTCCATATGCATGAAGATGGATTCCCGCTCAAGCCAGCCTGGAGTGAATGCCCTCGCACGGCCGATATCAAATGTTTGGTCTTCAAGAGATCCAGAAGTTTTGTACATTTTCAGCTTACTGTCGTAAATTTCCGAGTTCCTTACATGCTGATATGTCGACCTAGCTGTTTGCAGGTCGGCAGTCTTCAAAGCCCTTGCAGGACCTTCAAGGAAATGCGGAAGAACAGACACTTCAAAGCTATTGACCTTGACCAACGGCAAGCCCTTTTTATTCAGTTTTTCATTTCCGTTCTCATCGACGATCTTTTCCCAGTTCACTGCTTCGAAGGAGAAATAAGTTGGAAGCAACCCATTGCCAAGCTCCGTTGCCTTGTCAATTCCCGCTTTTGTTTTATGAAGCATTTTCTTTACATAAGCAGTAAGCTTTTGCAACTCGATATTCTTTTCCGTACCTTCAAAGCCGTTTTTCACTAACTCGCGGTATTTTTCACGGGCAGCCGCTGTTTGATTCCAGTAGCTGTAATTATCCAGTTCGCCATTTTCAAATTGGTTCAGGAAC belongs to Mesobacillus sp. AQ2 and includes:
- a CDS encoding glycoside hydrolase family 30 protein, producing MEMKMIQTSKNTGDRFADKGKISFTDEPGRDFVMKLDPEKKYQSFMGFGGAFTEAAAYTLSQIPGEERAKIIDSYFNQETGLGYSLGRTHIHSCDFALENYTYVEENDTELKTFSIERENKYVLPLIKDAVKARGEGLTILSSPWSPPAWMKTNNEMNNGGKLKAEFNDTWALYYTKYIKAMETEGVPIWGITVQNEPEATQVWDSCRYTAEEERDFVKNHLGPVMEKEGHEDKKIIIWDHNRDIAYERAKTILSDSEAAKYIWGTGLHWYVSEEFENLSKIHEDFPDKHLIFTEGCIEGGVQLGAWHTGERYARNIMGDINNWLEGWIDWNIVLNEQGGPNHVGNYCDAPVIVDTKTGEVHYNSSFYYIGHFSKYIKPNAVRIGHELNHESLKAVSFKNEDGSIVAVVMNDADTTESFSLSVGGKIAKAELPGHSITTFIIES